A part of Propioniciclava coleopterorum genomic DNA contains:
- a CDS encoding HPr family phosphocarrier protein, giving the protein MNQQWARGDAGGDDTPGDVTFAAVIDLPHGLHARPAAAFTTALGPFDVVGRARNASTHSPWADARSVTGLAGLGLGPGDEIEVALSGPDADAARAALEALIADHFGEAVTPPDAEAGDSGLPIVGPVHRLVPPDLSRYVPGEDEESRLSAAVDVVGAFWTAHARGPFDAIVRAQQALLLDRHFLAPAYNAVAAGASAPAGVALAVGQNALRFERLPAYLRARAEDVRGLGRLLVLALLEEPLRPALPTTPYVLVGAELDIATALGLDADLCGGVITWMGSNQGHGALMCGELGIPIRTRQIAARDLAEGELVELAADATL; this is encoded by the coding sequence GTGAACCAGCAGTGGGCCCGCGGGGACGCCGGCGGCGACGACACCCCGGGCGACGTGACGTTCGCGGCCGTCATCGACCTGCCGCACGGCCTGCACGCCCGGCCGGCGGCGGCGTTCACCACCGCGCTGGGCCCGTTCGACGTGGTCGGGCGGGCGCGCAACGCGTCCACGCACTCGCCGTGGGCGGACGCCCGGAGCGTGACCGGCCTGGCCGGGCTGGGGCTGGGACCCGGCGACGAGATCGAGGTCGCCCTCAGCGGCCCGGACGCCGACGCGGCCAGGGCGGCGCTCGAGGCGCTGATCGCGGACCACTTCGGGGAGGCCGTGACGCCGCCCGACGCCGAGGCGGGCGACAGCGGGCTCCCGATCGTCGGGCCCGTGCACCGGCTGGTGCCGCCCGACCTGAGCCGCTACGTCCCCGGCGAGGACGAGGAGTCCCGGCTGTCGGCGGCGGTCGACGTCGTGGGGGCGTTCTGGACGGCGCACGCGCGGGGCCCCTTCGACGCCATCGTGCGGGCGCAGCAGGCGCTGCTGCTCGACCGGCATTTCCTCGCGCCGGCCTACAACGCGGTCGCCGCGGGCGCGTCCGCCCCGGCCGGCGTCGCGCTGGCCGTCGGCCAGAACGCGCTGCGCTTCGAGCGGCTGCCCGCCTACCTGCGGGCCCGCGCCGAGGACGTCCGCGGCCTGGGCCGGCTGCTGGTGCTCGCGCTGCTGGAGGAGCCGCTGCGCCCCGCGCTGCCCACGACGCCGTACGTGCTCGTCGGCGCGGAGCTCGACATCGCGACCGCGCTGGGGCTGGACGCCGACCTGTGCGGCGGCGTCATCACGTGGATGGGCTCCAACCAGGGCCACGGCGCCCTGATGTGCGGCGAGCTCGGCATCCCGATCCGGACCCGCCAGATCGCCGCCCGCGACCTGGCCGAGGGCGAGCTGGTGGAACTGGCGGCCGACGCGACGCTGTGA
- a CDS encoding DUF485 domain-containing protein codes for MSTPPSNPPTDPPERADAHGASSEIPAAAFVEVAQSPEFEELQRRFRNFAFPMTAAFLVWYFAYVLMSVYAKDFMTQSFLGMQYFNVGHFLGLLQFVTTFLITWLYLRQAKTRLDPLATQIREKLEGDAR; via the coding sequence ATGTCGACTCCCCCGAGTAATCCGCCCACGGATCCGCCCGAGCGCGCCGATGCGCACGGAGCGTCCTCGGAGATCCCCGCCGCCGCGTTCGTCGAGGTGGCCCAGTCCCCCGAGTTCGAGGAACTGCAGCGCCGGTTCCGCAACTTCGCATTCCCGATGACCGCCGCATTCCTGGTGTGGTACTTCGCCTACGTCCTGATGTCGGTCTACGCCAAGGACTTCATGACCCAGTCGTTCCTGGGGATGCAGTACTTCAACGTCGGCCATTTCCTGGGCCTGCTGCAGTTCGTCACCACGTTCCTCATCACCTGGCTGTACCTGCGCCAGGCCAAGACGCGGCTCGATCCGCTCGCCACTCAGATCCGCGAGAAGCTGGAAGGAGACGCCCGATGA
- a CDS encoding solute symporter family protein translates to MMLLEALGNPILNIVIFAVFVVATLTVVIKVTSNQAKAAGSFYTGGAQFSGTQNGFAIAGDYLSAASFLGIAGAIAFNGYDGLLYSIGFLVAWLVALLLVAEPLRNTGRYTMADVLSFRMRQKPVRLAAALSTLAISFFYLLAQMAGAGGLVSLLLGLSGELAQNIVIVIVGVLMIVYVLIGGMKGTTWVQMIKAVLLIAGAGLMTVWVLALFGFNFDALMGQAVVANDHPAMLAPGDKYKDPIGFISLSIALVLGTAGLPHVLMRFYTVPTAKAARQSVTWAIALIGAFYLFTLVLGYGAAALVPGGQEAINGMPGKANAAAPALAFFLPGGGTGGTIFLAIIAGVAFATILAVVAGLTITASASFAHDIYNNVMKDGKADPAVEVKIARNTVLVIGALAIFGGIFAKSMNIAFLVALAFAVAASANLPSILFSLYWKRFNTQGSLWSIYTGLISSLVLIIFSPAVSTPIGAAKPLASAMFPGASFAWFPYDNPALISVPLGFLAGWLGTVLSKEKSDPEKAAEMEVRSMTGAGAAGALAH, encoded by the coding sequence ATGATGCTCCTGGAAGCCCTCGGCAACCCGATCCTCAACATCGTCATCTTCGCCGTCTTCGTGGTGGCGACCCTCACGGTCGTCATCAAGGTGACGTCGAACCAGGCCAAGGCGGCCGGCTCCTTCTACACCGGCGGCGCCCAGTTCTCGGGCACGCAGAACGGCTTCGCGATCGCGGGCGACTACCTGTCCGCCGCGTCGTTCCTCGGCATCGCCGGCGCCATCGCGTTCAACGGCTACGACGGCCTGCTCTACTCGATCGGCTTCCTCGTGGCTTGGCTCGTGGCGCTCCTGCTGGTCGCCGAGCCGCTGCGCAACACCGGCCGCTACACGATGGCCGACGTCCTCAGCTTCCGGATGCGGCAGAAGCCCGTCCGCCTCGCCGCCGCGCTGTCCACGCTGGCGATCTCCTTCTTCTACCTGCTCGCCCAGATGGCCGGCGCCGGCGGCCTGGTGTCGCTGCTGCTGGGCCTCAGCGGTGAGCTCGCCCAGAACATCGTCATCGTGATCGTCGGCGTCCTGATGATCGTGTACGTCCTCATCGGCGGCATGAAGGGCACCACGTGGGTCCAGATGATCAAGGCCGTCCTGCTGATCGCCGGCGCCGGCCTGATGACGGTCTGGGTGCTGGCCCTGTTCGGCTTCAACTTCGACGCCCTCATGGGCCAGGCCGTCGTGGCCAACGACCACCCGGCGATGCTGGCGCCCGGCGACAAGTACAAGGACCCGATCGGCTTCATCTCGCTGTCGATCGCCCTCGTGCTGGGCACCGCCGGCCTGCCCCACGTCCTGATGCGCTTCTACACCGTGCCGACCGCCAAGGCGGCCCGCCAGTCGGTGACGTGGGCGATCGCGCTCATCGGCGCGTTCTACCTGTTCACGCTGGTGCTGGGCTACGGCGCGGCCGCGCTGGTCCCCGGCGGCCAAGAGGCGATCAACGGCATGCCCGGCAAAGCGAACGCGGCGGCCCCGGCGCTCGCGTTCTTCCTGCCCGGCGGCGGGACGGGCGGCACGATCTTCCTCGCCATCATCGCGGGCGTGGCCTTCGCCACGATCCTCGCCGTGGTCGCGGGCCTGACGATCACCGCTTCGGCGTCGTTCGCGCACGACATCTACAACAACGTCATGAAGGACGGCAAGGCCGACCCGGCCGTCGAGGTCAAGATCGCCCGCAACACCGTGCTGGTCATCGGCGCGCTGGCGATCTTCGGCGGCATCTTCGCCAAGAGCATGAACATCGCGTTCCTCGTCGCCCTGGCCTTCGCGGTCGCGGCGTCGGCGAACCTGCCCTCCATCCTGTTCTCGCTCTACTGGAAGCGGTTCAACACCCAGGGCTCGCTGTGGTCGATCTACACCGGCCTCATCAGCTCGCTGGTGCTGATCATCTTCTCCCCCGCGGTCTCGACCCCGATCGGGGCGGCCAAGCCGCTGGCCAGCGCGATGTTCCCGGGGGCCAGCTTCGCCTGGTTCCCCTACGACAACCCCGCGCTGATCTCGGTTCCGCTCGGCTTCCTGGCCGGCTGGCTGGGGACCGTGCTGTCCAAGGAGAAGTCCGATCCGGAGAAGGCGGCCGAGATGGAGGTCCGCTCCATGACCGGCGCCGGGGCGGCGGGCGCGCTCGCGCACTGA
- the dhaM gene encoding dihydroxyacetone kinase phosphoryl donor subunit DhaM translates to MIGLVVVSHSPALADAAIALALEMVGRGDPPAVIAAAGTPDGGLGTDAAAIAEALAAADSGDGVLVLLDLGSAILSAEMALEFVDPDLAERVTLSPAPLVEGLVAAVVTAAAGGSVADCAAEAERGLTAKVQHLAVEPEPEPDAAPASHQPDAPRGRPP, encoded by the coding sequence ATGATCGGACTCGTCGTCGTCTCCCATTCACCGGCGCTCGCGGACGCGGCGATCGCCCTGGCGCTCGAGATGGTCGGCCGGGGTGACCCGCCCGCCGTGATCGCGGCGGCGGGGACGCCCGACGGCGGGCTGGGCACCGACGCGGCCGCCATCGCCGAGGCGCTCGCCGCGGCCGACTCGGGTGACGGCGTCCTGGTGCTGCTCGACCTCGGCAGCGCCATCCTCTCGGCCGAGATGGCCCTGGAATTCGTCGACCCCGACCTCGCGGAGCGGGTCACCCTGTCGCCGGCCCCGCTGGTGGAGGGCCTGGTCGCCGCGGTGGTGACGGCCGCCGCGGGCGGCTCGGTCGCCGACTGCGCGGCCGAGGCCGAGCGGGGCCTGACGGCGAAGGTCCAGCACCTCGCCGTCGAGCCCGAGCCAGAACCCGACGCCGCACCCGCGTCGCACCAACCGGACGCCCCGAGGGGTCGGCCCCCGTGA
- the dhaL gene encoding dihydroxyacetone kinase subunit DhaL, whose amino-acid sequence MGRLMVGRDDVARWLADYAAVVHENAAELTELDRAIGDADHGSNMDRGFAAVAALDPSGFDDAAAYLKKAGMTLVSTVGGASGPLFGTFFLRLGGAWPAEDGDAAGLGAALRAGLDGILARGKAEVGDKTLVDALAPAVDAFDAAAGEGLGAALSAAAAAGAAGRDATVPLVARKGRASYLGERSAGHQDPGATSMALLLDSAARALPGSGG is encoded by the coding sequence GTGGGGCGCCTGATGGTGGGACGCGACGACGTCGCCCGCTGGCTGGCCGACTACGCCGCGGTCGTCCACGAGAACGCGGCCGAGCTCACCGAGCTCGACCGTGCCATCGGGGACGCCGACCACGGCTCGAACATGGACCGCGGGTTCGCCGCCGTCGCCGCCCTGGACCCGAGCGGGTTCGACGACGCCGCCGCGTACCTGAAGAAGGCCGGCATGACGCTGGTCAGCACCGTCGGCGGCGCGTCCGGCCCGCTGTTCGGGACGTTCTTCCTGCGGCTGGGCGGCGCCTGGCCCGCCGAGGACGGCGATGCCGCGGGGCTGGGCGCCGCGCTGCGCGCCGGGCTCGACGGGATCCTGGCGCGCGGCAAGGCGGAGGTCGGCGACAAGACGCTGGTCGACGCCCTGGCACCGGCCGTGGACGCCTTCGACGCTGCGGCCGGCGAGGGCCTCGGGGCGGCGCTGAGCGCGGCGGCCGCGGCGGGCGCCGCCGGCCGGGACGCCACCGTCCCGCTGGTCGCCCGCAAGGGGCGCGCGTCCTACCTGGGCGAGCGCAGCGCGGGCCACCAGGATCCCGGCGCGACGAGCATGGCGCTGCTCCTGGACTCGGCGGCGCGCGCGCTGCCCGGGAGCGGCGGATGA
- a CDS encoding AMP-binding enzyme has translation MPGYAVALLDPVTEQPLEGPGEGEICLDLSADHAGLMGGYYGAPELTEHACRGGFYHTGDIAERDEEGYLTYVGRADDVFKASDYKISPFELESALMLHDAVAECAVVPSPDPVRGAVPKAYIVLAASGAADDATAASVFAHCKEHLNGYQLVRIIEFTEELPKTVSSKIRRVELRAAEAARVASGDTDGQFLYATYRRR, from the coding sequence ATGCCCGGCTACGCCGTCGCGCTGCTCGACCCCGTCACCGAGCAGCCTCTCGAGGGCCCCGGCGAGGGCGAGATCTGCCTCGACCTGTCGGCCGACCACGCGGGCCTGATGGGCGGCTACTACGGCGCACCCGAGCTGACCGAGCACGCCTGCCGCGGCGGCTTCTACCACACCGGCGACATCGCCGAGCGCGACGAGGAGGGCTACCTCACCTACGTCGGGCGCGCCGACGACGTGTTCAAGGCGTCGGACTACAAGATCTCCCCGTTCGAGCTGGAGAGCGCGCTCATGCTGCACGACGCGGTCGCCGAGTGCGCCGTGGTGCCCTCCCCCGACCCGGTGCGCGGGGCGGTCCCGAAGGCCTACATCGTGCTGGCGGCGTCCGGCGCGGCCGACGACGCCACGGCCGCCTCGGTGTTCGCGCACTGCAAGGAGCACCTCAACGGCTACCAGCTGGTGCGGATCATCGAGTTCACCGAGGAGCTGCCCAAGACGGTGAGCAGCAAGATCCGCCGGGTCGAGTTGCGGGCCGCCGAGGCGGCGCGGGTGGCGTCCGGCGACACCGACGGGCAGTTCCTGTACGCGACCTACCGCCGCCGCTGA
- the dhaK gene encoding dihydroxyacetone kinase subunit DhaK — MKKLINDPGQVVVEALEGLALAHPDSVRVDLENRVVVRTDAPRPGKVGVISGGGSGHEPLHSGFVGVGMLDAAVCGEVFTSPVPDQLLAATQAVDGGAGVLHLVKNYTGDVMNFEMAAELAAEMLGTRVEAVVIDDDVAVQDSLYTAGRRGVGATVFVEKIAGALAESGADLDAVAAIARKVVAESRSMGVALTSCTVPAAGKPTFELGEGEMELGIGIHGEPGRERLPLGTAAEVAGRLVEPILADLDFTGRDAVVMVNGMGGTPLIELYIVYREVARLLEGAGVRIARSLVGNYVTSLEMAGCSVSVLRADDELLALWDAPVDTLSLRWGA; from the coding sequence ATGAAGAAACTCATCAACGACCCTGGTCAGGTGGTCGTCGAGGCGCTCGAGGGACTTGCACTGGCGCATCCCGACAGCGTGCGTGTCGACCTGGAGAACCGGGTGGTGGTGCGGACCGACGCGCCACGCCCCGGCAAGGTGGGGGTGATCTCGGGCGGAGGTTCCGGCCACGAGCCCCTGCACTCGGGCTTCGTGGGCGTCGGCATGCTGGACGCCGCCGTCTGCGGTGAGGTGTTCACCTCGCCCGTGCCCGACCAACTGCTGGCGGCCACCCAGGCCGTGGACGGCGGCGCCGGGGTGCTGCACCTGGTGAAGAACTACACCGGCGACGTGATGAACTTCGAGATGGCGGCCGAACTCGCCGCCGAGATGCTCGGCACCCGCGTCGAGGCGGTCGTCATCGACGACGACGTGGCCGTGCAGGACTCGCTCTACACCGCCGGACGCCGCGGGGTGGGCGCCACGGTCTTCGTCGAGAAGATCGCCGGCGCGCTGGCCGAGTCGGGCGCCGACCTGGACGCCGTCGCCGCGATCGCGCGCAAGGTCGTCGCCGAGTCCCGCTCGATGGGCGTGGCGCTGACCTCGTGCACCGTGCCCGCCGCGGGCAAGCCCACGTTCGAGCTCGGCGAGGGCGAGATGGAGCTGGGCATCGGCATCCACGGCGAGCCCGGCCGGGAGCGGCTGCCGCTCGGCACCGCGGCCGAGGTCGCGGGCCGGCTGGTCGAGCCGATCCTCGCCGACCTCGACTTCACCGGTCGCGACGCCGTGGTCATGGTGAACGGCATGGGCGGCACGCCGCTCATCGAGCTGTACATCGTCTACCGCGAGGTCGCCCGCCTGCTCGAGGGCGCCGGCGTCCGGATCGCGCGCAGCCTGGTCGGCAACTACGTCACCAGCCTGGAGATGGCCGGGTGCTCGGTGTCGGTCCTCCGCGCCGACGACGAACTGCTGGCGCTGTGGGACGCGCCGGTCGACACGCTGTCGCTGCGGTGGGGCGCCTGA
- a CDS encoding histidine phosphatase family protein codes for MRLFLVRHGRTSSNVDRLLDTAFPGADLDAVGRAQADTLVERLAGVELDALYASDLVRTQQTAAPLSRERGLEPAILPGLREIAAGDQEMWPVWDAYVGVLTSWATGDLTAKRPGGESGEEFLARFDGAISEIAASGAKAAALVSHGAALRMWVGGRVSGIEPDEVAHRYLGNTAIIQVEGDPESGWRFVSWDEGTEIPTAGPDAPAPRGEPGAFVLGRAEASSAAPGWRLILGRLHLVTRWPDAATALTFVSRVGEIAVALGHDVDLDVRGDRVGLALSSADAGGVTHRDTALAHQITTLTEALGGEPEPTLPAAFELGIDTADADAIRPFWAAVLAAVDTGDEVVDPLGRAPRIWFQDIGTPRPQRNRIHLDVNVAHDAAPARIEAALAAGGRLLDDSAAPAWWVLADADGNEACVSTWQGREDPDDR; via the coding sequence ATGCGCTTGTTCCTCGTGCGGCACGGACGGACCTCCTCCAACGTCGATCGACTCCTCGACACCGCCTTCCCCGGCGCCGACCTGGACGCCGTCGGGCGCGCCCAGGCCGACACGCTGGTCGAGCGGCTCGCCGGCGTCGAGCTCGACGCCCTGTACGCCTCCGATCTGGTCCGGACGCAGCAGACCGCGGCGCCGCTGTCGCGGGAGCGCGGCCTCGAGCCCGCGATCCTGCCCGGGCTGCGGGAGATCGCCGCCGGCGACCAGGAGATGTGGCCGGTGTGGGACGCCTACGTCGGCGTCCTCACCTCCTGGGCGACCGGGGACCTGACCGCGAAGCGGCCCGGCGGGGAGTCGGGGGAGGAGTTCCTGGCGCGCTTCGACGGGGCGATCAGCGAGATCGCCGCGTCCGGCGCGAAGGCGGCCGCGCTGGTCAGCCACGGCGCCGCGCTGCGGATGTGGGTGGGCGGCCGCGTCTCCGGCATCGAGCCGGACGAGGTGGCGCACCGCTACCTCGGCAACACCGCGATCATCCAGGTCGAGGGCGACCCGGAGTCCGGGTGGCGCTTCGTCTCGTGGGACGAGGGCACCGAGATCCCGACCGCGGGCCCCGACGCGCCCGCCCCGCGCGGCGAGCCGGGTGCGTTCGTGCTCGGCCGCGCCGAGGCGTCCTCGGCGGCGCCAGGCTGGCGGCTCATCCTCGGTCGACTGCACCTGGTCACCCGGTGGCCCGACGCCGCGACGGCGCTGACGTTCGTGTCCCGCGTCGGGGAGATCGCGGTGGCGCTGGGTCACGACGTCGACCTCGACGTCCGGGGCGACCGCGTCGGCCTGGCGCTCAGCAGCGCGGACGCCGGCGGCGTCACGCACCGGGACACGGCGCTGGCCCACCAGATCACGACCCTGACCGAGGCGCTGGGCGGCGAGCCCGAGCCGACGCTCCCGGCCGCGTTCGAGCTGGGCATCGACACCGCCGACGCCGACGCGATCCGGCCGTTCTGGGCGGCGGTGCTCGCCGCGGTCGACACCGGCGACGAGGTCGTCGATCCGCTCGGGCGGGCGCCGCGGATCTGGTTCCAGGACATCGGGACGCCGCGGCCGCAGCGCAACCGGATCCACCTCGATGTCAACGTCGCCCACGACGCCGCGCCGGCCCGCATCGAGGCCGCTCTGGCGGCGGGCGGCAGGCTGCTCGACGACAGCGCCGCGCCCGCGTGGTGGGTGCTCGCCGACGCGGACGGCAACGAGGCCTGCGTCAGCACCTGGCAGGGCCGCGAGGATCCCGACGACCGGTGA
- the purU gene encoding formyltetrahydrofolate deformylase, translating to MTDSSHWVLTLECPDRPGIVHAVTGAVAAAQGNVTELQQFSSVDTGRFFMRVQVQSGFERSSFEESLRPLAAYLQAAWHLDEVGRRRRTLILASRAAHCLNDLLFRQRSGLLPIEVAGVMANHPDLRPLATFYGVPFTDHVVLPHTKADFEAEVLRRVEAEDIELVVLARYMQILSPELCEALAGRAINIHHSFLPGFKGANPYRQAHERGVKLIGATAHFVTSDLDEGPIIEQNVTRVDHNLEVPQLVARGQEQETRTLAEAVRLYAEHRVFLDGHRTVIFG from the coding sequence GTGACCGATTCGTCCCACTGGGTGTTGACCCTGGAGTGCCCCGACCGCCCCGGCATCGTGCATGCCGTCACTGGAGCGGTCGCCGCGGCGCAGGGCAACGTCACCGAGCTGCAGCAGTTCTCCTCGGTCGACACGGGCCGGTTCTTCATGCGCGTCCAGGTGCAGTCCGGCTTCGAGCGGTCCTCGTTCGAGGAGTCCCTGCGCCCGCTGGCGGCCTACCTGCAGGCGGCCTGGCACCTCGACGAGGTCGGACGCCGCCGCCGCACCCTGATCCTGGCGAGCCGCGCGGCGCACTGCCTCAACGACCTGCTGTTCCGGCAGCGGTCGGGCCTGCTGCCGATCGAGGTGGCCGGCGTGATGGCCAACCACCCCGACCTGCGCCCGCTGGCCACCTTCTACGGCGTCCCGTTCACCGACCACGTCGTGCTGCCGCACACCAAGGCGGACTTCGAGGCCGAGGTGCTGCGCCGGGTGGAGGCCGAGGACATCGAGCTCGTCGTGCTCGCCCGCTACATGCAGATCCTGTCGCCGGAGCTGTGCGAGGCGCTGGCCGGGCGCGCGATCAACATCCACCACTCCTTCCTGCCCGGGTTCAAGGGCGCCAACCCGTACCGGCAGGCGCACGAGCGGGGCGTGAAGCTCATCGGGGCGACCGCGCACTTCGTGACCTCCGACCTGGACGAGGGCCCGATCATCGAGCAGAACGTCACGCGCGTCGACCACAACCTGGAGGTGCCGCAACTCGTCGCCCGCGGCCAGGAGCAGGAGACCCGCACCCTCGCCGAGGCCGTCCGCCTCTACGCCGAGCACCGCGTCTTCCTGGACGGGCACCGCACGGTCATCTTCGGCTGA
- a CDS encoding malate dehydrogenase, which produces MTQAPVKVAVTGAAGQIGYSLLFRIASGELLGPDTPVQLHLLEITPALKALEGVVMELDDCAFPLLSKVVIGDDATKVFDGVNLAMLVGARPRTAGMERGDLLSANGAIFTAQGKALNDVAADDVKILVTGNPANTNALIAMSNAPDIPAERFNALTRLDHNRAISQLAARLGVPVTEIKKMTIWGNHSATQYPDLFNAEVNGANAAEAVNDQGWIENDFIPTVAKRGAAIIAARGSSSAASAANATIGHMHDWVLGTPEGDWVSMSVPSDGSYGVPEGLISSFPCVVKDGKYEIVQGLEINDFSRAKIDASVAELADEKQAVTELGLI; this is translated from the coding sequence ATGACCCAAGCCCCCGTCAAGGTCGCTGTCACCGGCGCCGCCGGCCAGATCGGCTACAGCCTTCTCTTCCGCATCGCCAGCGGCGAGCTGCTCGGCCCGGACACCCCGGTCCAGCTGCACCTGCTGGAGATCACGCCGGCCCTGAAGGCGCTCGAGGGCGTCGTCATGGAGCTCGACGACTGCGCGTTCCCGCTGCTGAGCAAGGTCGTCATCGGCGACGACGCCACGAAGGTGTTCGACGGCGTGAACCTGGCCATGCTCGTCGGCGCCCGCCCGCGCACCGCGGGCATGGAGCGCGGCGACCTGCTCTCGGCCAACGGCGCGATCTTCACCGCCCAGGGCAAGGCGCTCAACGACGTGGCCGCCGACGACGTCAAGATCCTGGTCACCGGCAACCCGGCCAACACCAACGCGCTGATCGCGATGAGCAACGCCCCCGACATCCCCGCCGAGCGCTTCAACGCGCTGACCCGCCTGGACCACAACCGCGCGATCTCGCAGCTGGCCGCCAGGCTGGGCGTCCCGGTCACCGAGATCAAGAAGATGACGATCTGGGGCAACCACTCCGCCACGCAGTACCCCGACCTGTTCAACGCCGAGGTCAACGGCGCCAACGCGGCTGAGGCCGTGAACGACCAGGGGTGGATCGAGAACGACTTCATCCCGACGGTCGCCAAGCGCGGCGCGGCGATCATCGCGGCCCGCGGCTCCTCCTCGGCGGCGTCGGCGGCGAACGCCACCATCGGCCACATGCACGACTGGGTGCTCGGCACGCCCGAGGGCGACTGGGTCTCCATGTCGGTGCCCTCCGACGGCTCCTACGGCGTCCCCGAGGGCCTCATCTCCTCGTTCCCGTGCGTGGTCAAGGACGGGAAGTACGAGATCGTGCAGGGCCTGGAGATCAACGACTTCTCCCGCGCCAAGATCGACGCCTCCGTCGCCGAGCTGGCCGACGAGAAGCAGGCCGTCACGGAACTCGGCCTCATCTGA
- a CDS encoding thiamine-binding protein, protein MLVAFSVAPSGRPADAADDWTPCDDASVHLAVAEAVRIVRASGLPNETGPMFTTLEGSWDECMDVVRRCCEAMERFGSRTALVLKADIRPGHTGELTGKVERVEDALRAASA, encoded by the coding sequence ATGCTGGTCGCATTCTCCGTCGCCCCCTCCGGACGCCCCGCCGACGCCGCCGACGACTGGACGCCGTGCGACGACGCGTCGGTCCACCTGGCCGTCGCCGAGGCCGTCCGGATCGTCCGCGCGTCGGGGCTGCCCAACGAGACCGGGCCGATGTTCACCACCCTGGAGGGCAGCTGGGACGAGTGCATGGACGTCGTGCGGCGCTGCTGCGAGGCGATGGAACGCTTCGGCTCGCGCACCGCGCTCGTCCTCAAGGCCGACATCCGCCCGGGTCACACTGGCGAACTGACCGGCAAGGTGGAGCGCGTCGAGGACGCGCTCCGGGCCGCGTCCGCCTGA
- a CDS encoding AMP-binding protein has translation MTHTGRPATPATDAVRAARDFLLDHPHDYATAFSEFRWPHPETFNFALEWFDVVAGEHPDRAAVTIAEPGAEPASWTYGELARRSDQVASWLRGLGVGPGDLMIVMLNNTIDLWEILLGLLKVGAVAIPTSTLLSETDLAWRIDTVDARWAIAPTALAERFALVRPQTRVIGVGDDLPEGWTPWDDSRTAPDTFVPDGPTPADATSLLYFTSGTTAHPKLVRHTQVSYPIGHLSTMYWLGVRPGDVHLNISSPGWGKHAWSNFFAPFLAQATVFIVNYERFDARALLEIMDHHQVSSFCAPPTVWRMLIQADLTQLTRPPREVVGAGEALNPEVINKVRAAWNNTIRDGFGQTEMTCCVGNSPASRSRPARWGARCPATPSRCSTPSPSSLSRAPARARSASTCRPTTRA, from the coding sequence ATGACGCACACCGGACGCCCGGCCACCCCTGCGACGGACGCGGTGCGGGCCGCGCGCGACTTCCTGCTCGATCACCCGCACGACTACGCCACGGCCTTCTCCGAGTTCCGCTGGCCCCACCCCGAGACCTTCAACTTCGCCCTGGAGTGGTTCGACGTCGTCGCGGGCGAGCACCCCGATCGGGCCGCCGTGACCATCGCCGAACCCGGCGCCGAGCCCGCCTCCTGGACGTACGGGGAGCTGGCGCGCCGCTCCGACCAGGTGGCCTCGTGGCTGCGCGGGCTGGGGGTCGGCCCGGGCGACCTCATGATCGTGATGCTGAACAACACCATCGACCTGTGGGAGATCCTGCTGGGCCTGCTCAAGGTGGGCGCCGTCGCCATCCCCACCTCCACGCTGCTGAGCGAGACCGACCTGGCCTGGCGGATCGACACGGTGGACGCGCGCTGGGCGATCGCCCCCACGGCGCTGGCCGAGCGGTTCGCCCTCGTGCGGCCGCAGACCCGGGTCATCGGCGTCGGCGACGATCTCCCCGAGGGTTGGACGCCGTGGGACGACAGCCGGACGGCCCCGGACACGTTCGTCCCCGACGGGCCGACCCCGGCCGACGCCACGTCGCTGCTCTACTTCACCTCGGGGACGACCGCCCATCCCAAGCTCGTCCGCCACACCCAGGTGAGCTACCCGATCGGACACCTCTCCACCATGTACTGGCTCGGAGTGCGGCCGGGCGACGTGCACCTCAACATCTCCTCGCCCGGGTGGGGCAAGCACGCGTGGAGCAACTTCTTCGCCCCGTTCCTGGCCCAGGCCACCGTGTTCATCGTCAACTACGAGCGCTTCGACGCCCGCGCCCTGCTCGAGATCATGGATCACCACCAGGTCTCGAGCTTCTGCGCGCCGCCGACGGTCTGGCGCATGCTCATCCAGGCCGACCTCACCCAGCTCACCCGGCCGCCGCGCGAGGTCGTGGGGGCCGGCGAGGCGCTCAACCCCGAGGTGATCAACAAGGTGCGGGCGGCCTGGAACAACACCATCCGGGACGGCTTCGGGCAGACCGAGATGACGTGCTGCGTGGGCAACTCCCCGGCCAGCCGGTCAAGGCCGGCGCGATGGGGCGCCCGATGCCCGGCTACGCCGTCGCGCTGCTCGACCCCGTCACCGAGCAGCCTCTCGAGGGCCCCGGCGAGGGCGAGATCTGCCTCGACCTGTCGGCCGACCACGCGGGCCTGA